The sequence AGGCGGCTGCCGAGGAGAGCAGCGGCGGATGCTGCGCCCCCGCGCCCTCCCTGGTCCAGATCGGATCCGCCACGTCCGCCCTCCAGATCGGCAGGCCCGAGGCATCCGGCAGCTGCTGACCACCGGCTGTCGCCCGGCCTTGCACCATCGCGCCTCGGCCAAAGCCCGGCCGGACGCGTCCTTCCTACGCAGGAGGAAAGATCATGTCCCGTGTACAGCTCGCCCTGCGCGTCCCCGACCTCGAAGCCTCGATCGCCTTCTACAGCAAACTGTTCGGCACCGAGCCCGCCAAACTCCGCGACGGCTACGCCAACTTCGCCATCGCCGAGCCCCCGCTCAAGCTCGTCCTCATCGAAGGCACGGCGGGCGAGGACACCCGCATGGACCACCTCGGAGTCGAAGTCGACACCACCGAAGCCGTCCACGCCGCCACCACCCGCCTCAGCGCAGAAGGCCTGATCACCGACGAAGAGAACGACACCACCTGCTGCTATGCACTCCAGGACAAAGTCTGGGTCCACGGCCCCGGCCAGGAACCCTGGGAGATGTACGTCGTGAAAGCCGACGCAGACTCCCTCGCCAAGCAGCAAGGCAGCAGCTGCTGCACATCAGGCACAGCCACTTCCGACACGGATGCCAACGCGGGCGAACCTGTCGCCGCCGGTGGCGGCTGCTGCTGATCTGCTGATGACCCACCTGCACACCGACGAGGCCGCGACCGGCACGCCAACGAGCCGCTCGCGGCCCCGCGCCGCACTGCCCGCACTCTGCGCCACCC is a genomic window of Streptomyces sp. NBC_00414 containing:
- a CDS encoding ArsI/CadI family heavy metal resistance metalloenzyme; this translates as MSRVQLALRVPDLEASIAFYSKLFGTEPAKLRDGYANFAIAEPPLKLVLIEGTAGEDTRMDHLGVEVDTTEAVHAATTRLSAEGLITDEENDTTCCYALQDKVWVHGPGQEPWEMYVVKADADSLAKQQGSSCCTSGTATSDTDANAGEPVAAGGGCC